A genomic region of Ignavibacteriota bacterium contains the following coding sequences:
- a CDS encoding DUF2961 domain-containing protein, giving the protein MRRKLIMVLMFVLSISFLTNAQTTSLKNLFNLKDSKTRSISPENFTGEKGKGGMATLEEGNAAEAARKLGQGWKVNPYIHIEPGQTFTLGEINESGVINHIWMTPVGDYRLMILRFYWDGETEPSIEVPVGDFFASGWGMMNEPIISSLAICVNPRSGFNSYWQMPFRKNCKVTMENLGDKRATVYYQINYTLQQVEQNTPYFHAQFRRVNPLPFKDVFTILDGVNGNGQYVGTYLAHGARSKGWWGEGEIKFYIDGDNKFPTICGTGEEDYFCGSYGYNDHEVNGKTFYTEFSSLYTGFYKAKDSTIADYLGAFGQYRWHIEDPIRFNENLKITIQSLGWGPDGYLPLQDDLASVAYWYQEEPHAKFPQLPTKDKLVIMRNK; this is encoded by the coding sequence ATGCGAAGAAAACTGATAATGGTTTTAATGTTTGTCTTATCTATTTCATTTTTAACAAATGCACAAACGACGAGTCTCAAAAATTTATTCAATTTAAAAGATTCAAAAACAAGGTCGATCAGCCCTGAGAATTTTACAGGTGAAAAAGGCAAAGGTGGAATGGCTACATTAGAAGAAGGTAATGCGGCTGAAGCGGCAAGAAAACTCGGACAAGGGTGGAAAGTAAATCCGTATATTCATATTGAGCCGGGACAAACATTTACTCTTGGTGAAATAAATGAATCGGGAGTTATAAACCATATTTGGATGACACCGGTAGGCGATTACAGATTAATGATTCTCAGATTTTATTGGGATGGAGAAACCGAGCCTTCTATTGAAGTTCCTGTCGGCGATTTTTTTGCGTCAGGATGGGGAATGATGAATGAACCGATTATCAGTTCACTTGCAATTTGTGTTAATCCGAGAAGCGGATTCAACTCATATTGGCAAATGCCTTTTAGAAAAAATTGTAAAGTTACGATGGAAAATTTAGGCGATAAAAGAGCTACAGTTTATTATCAAATAAATTATACATTACAACAAGTTGAACAAAACACACCTTATTTTCACGCGCAATTCAGAAGGGTTAACCCTCTTCCATTTAAGGATGTTTTTACAATATTGGATGGTGTAAACGGAAATGGTCAGTATGTTGGTACTTATTTGGCTCACGGCGCAAGAAGTAAGGGCTGGTGGGGTGAAGGCGAAATTAAATTTTATATTGACGGTGATAATAAATTTCCGACAATTTGCGGAACTGGTGAAGAAGATTACTTTTGCGGATCGTATGGATATAATGATCATGAAGTTAATGGAAAAACTTTTTACACAGAATTTTCAAGCTTATATACCGGATTTTACAAAGCTAAAGATTCAACAATTGCTGATTATTTAGGAGCGTTTGGTCAGTATCGCTGGCATATTGAAGATCCTATTAGATTTAATGAAAATTTAAAGATTACAATTCAAAGCTTAGGCTGGGGTCCTGATGGATATCTTCCGTTGCAGGATGATTTGGCATCGGTCGCATATTGGTATCAAGAAGAACCTCATGCTAAATTTCCGCAATTGCCTACAAAAGATAAATTAGTAATTATGAGAAATAAATGA
- a CDS encoding regulator, translated as MIHNFIRISLIILFSNLCSSAQIKDTLFTQEYHDSYPFEDNHSVKVQTILADNLNNIWIGTEEGLFILNESSRTWIPKLSEENQGPINDLFLDNDVIWISAWNGLYRGNINEINKVKEIDETAIVVNKIDDQITAISLTKIFTLKNNSWTSEKIKTSKQIRALLPDENGGYYLATGKGLYHKLNNTFKIFQNVDEIVSDNVYGLSKSFGNELWVCGLGGVTVYKNDKMIKSFIPNDGIPNAWVRAINIAPDGTIWIGTDFGAAKFNGKEWKVRNSKRWLINDKVNDITFDKNENVWFATDGGVSAIKNRKMTLEQKEKYFKNITDKRHIREPYLVEKCRFTTPGDTNNYFPKDDDNDGQYTSMYLAMESLRYAVTKDPEAKQNAKKAFEALKFLQTVTETQGFFARTVIPSTWNEMADPNETIDDREWAKRMVEEPRSTRLEQHWVLSKDKKWFWKRGTSSDEVTGHMYGYLYYYDLAADESEKKVVKDHVTKIVNYIIDNGYVFNDIDGKHTEWGVWSPEIINNDQDWIIERGTNSIEILSFLKLAYHVSGDEYYQKEYYKLWNDYNYKENVINAKSILPARRTYIDDELLALVYPVLLNHEDNPEVLKYYKQSLDNWYDALKYDDNPYFYFTYNAFANNKLNLNRSIFLLQDNPLDLIRWRVDNSKREDITITREPILEHLQTNKLLPPSERGIMRWDNNPWTAVQGDGGMTESDGVYWRLAYWLGRYYNLIQ; from the coding sequence ATGATACATAATTTTATACGGATATCCTTAATAATTTTATTCTCAAATCTTTGTTCATCGGCTCAAATAAAAGATACTCTTTTCACACAAGAATATCATGACAGTTATCCATTTGAAGATAATCATTCTGTAAAAGTCCAAACTATTTTGGCAGACAATTTAAATAATATTTGGATTGGCACTGAAGAAGGACTATTTATCTTAAATGAAAGTTCAAGAACATGGATTCCAAAATTAAGCGAGGAAAATCAAGGTCCAATAAATGATTTATTTTTAGATAATGATGTAATATGGATTTCCGCTTGGAACGGATTATATCGCGGCAATATTAATGAAATTAATAAAGTAAAGGAAATTGATGAAACGGCGATAGTTGTAAATAAAATTGATGATCAAATAACCGCAATTTCATTAACCAAAATATTTACGTTAAAAAATAATAGTTGGACAAGTGAAAAAATAAAGACTTCAAAACAAATTAGGGCTTTATTACCGGATGAAAATGGCGGTTACTACTTAGCCACAGGAAAAGGATTATATCATAAATTAAATAATACTTTCAAAATATTTCAAAATGTTGATGAAATTGTTAGCGACAATGTTTACGGTTTAAGTAAGTCATTTGGAAATGAATTATGGGTTTGCGGACTTGGCGGAGTTACGGTTTACAAAAACGATAAAATGATAAAAAGTTTTATTCCCAATGACGGAATACCAAACGCTTGGGTTAGAGCAATTAATATAGCGCCTGACGGAACTATTTGGATTGGGACAGATTTTGGAGCAGCTAAATTTAATGGTAAAGAATGGAAAGTTCGGAACAGTAAAAGATGGCTAATCAATGATAAAGTAAATGATATTACTTTTGACAAGAATGAAAATGTTTGGTTTGCGACAGATGGTGGAGTCAGCGCTATTAAAAACAGAAAAATGACGTTAGAGCAAAAGGAAAAGTATTTCAAAAATATAACTGATAAAAGACATATTCGCGAACCTTACTTAGTTGAGAAATGCCGATTTACAACTCCGGGCGATACAAATAATTATTTTCCAAAAGATGATGATAACGACGGTCAATATACAAGCATGTATCTGGCAATGGAATCGTTGAGGTACGCTGTTACAAAAGATCCGGAAGCAAAGCAAAACGCTAAGAAAGCATTTGAGGCTTTAAAATTTTTGCAAACTGTAACTGAAACTCAAGGGTTTTTTGCGCGAACCGTAATTCCTTCAACTTGGAATGAAATGGCCGATCCTAATGAAACAATTGACGATAGAGAATGGGCGAAAAGAATGGTTGAAGAACCAAGATCAACAAGGTTAGAACAACATTGGGTTTTATCAAAAGATAAAAAGTGGTTTTGGAAACGCGGTACAAGCAGCGATGAAGTTACCGGACACATGTACGGTTATTTATATTATTACGATTTGGCAGCGGATGAATCAGAAAAGAAAGTAGTAAAAGATCATGTTACAAAAATTGTAAATTATATAATTGACAATGGCTATGTCTTTAATGATATTGACGGAAAACATACTGAGTGGGGAGTTTGGTCTCCTGAAATTATTAATAATGATCAAGACTGGATTATTGAACGCGGTACAAACTCAATTGAAATTTTATCATTTCTAAAACTCGCATATCATGTTTCGGGTGATGAATATTACCAGAAAGAATATTATAAATTGTGGAATGATTATAATTACAAAGAAAATGTAATCAACGCTAAATCAATTTTGCCTGCGCGCAGAACTTATATTGATGATGAATTATTGGCTTTAGTTTATCCCGTATTACTAAATCATGAGGATAATCCTGAAGTATTAAAATACTATAAACAAAGTTTGGATAATTGGTATGATGCTTTAAAATATGATGATAATCCATATTTTTACTTCACGTACAACGCGTTCGCTAATAACAAGTTGAATCTGAACAGATCAATATTCCTTCTTCAAGATAATCCGTTAGATTTAATAAGATGGCGGGTTGATAACAGCAAAAGAGAAGATATTACAATTACACGCGAACCCATACTTGAACATCTGCAGACAAATAAATTATTGCCCCCAAGTGAGAGAGGAATTATGAGATGGGATAATAATCCATGGACTGCTGTTCAAGGTGATGGCGGAATGACTGAAAGCGACGGTGTTTATTGGAGATTGGCTTATTGGCTTGGCAGATACTATAATTTAATTCAATAA
- a CDS encoding Gfo/Idh/MocA family oxidoreductase has product MSKKINWGILGTAAIAKDQLIPAIKQSENSNLAALASREIEKAKVIAEANNIPKCYGCYNELINDPQIDAVYIPLPNHMHLEYTIKSIQKGKHVLVEKPICLKSADVEELIKVMRDYPQVKVMEAFMYKLHPQWIKVKELIQNGAIGKLKFIQSSFSFFDDNPNSIVNTKEYGGGSLYDIGCYPVSVSRFIFDDEPNLIYANMHRDPKMEIDITANCILEFKNGSSQFFSSIRMKDNQNVKIYGTDGIIELKLPFNPALNKPAEIILTKNETNEIIKVDMCNQYELEVSLFSKSIIENIEPPISIQDSLNNMLVIDKIFESAKIGKKIIL; this is encoded by the coding sequence ATGAGTAAAAAAATTAACTGGGGTATTCTTGGAACCGCTGCAATAGCCAAAGATCAATTAATCCCGGCAATTAAACAAAGTGAAAATTCAAATTTAGCAGCATTGGCTTCCAGAGAAATTGAGAAGGCAAAAGTAATTGCCGAAGCTAATAATATTCCCAAATGTTACGGATGTTATAATGAACTAATTAATGATCCGCAGATTGATGCAGTATATATTCCGCTGCCGAATCATATGCATTTGGAATACACAATTAAATCAATTCAAAAAGGTAAACACGTGTTGGTTGAGAAACCTATTTGTTTAAAGAGCGCTGATGTTGAAGAACTTATTAAAGTTATGAGAGATTATCCTCAAGTGAAAGTGATGGAAGCTTTTATGTATAAACTTCATCCACAATGGATTAAAGTAAAAGAATTAATTCAAAATGGAGCGATTGGAAAATTAAAATTTATTCAATCTTCGTTTTCATTTTTTGATGATAATCCTAATAGCATTGTAAACACCAAAGAATATGGCGGAGGCAGTTTATACGATATTGGCTGTTACCCGGTTTCGGTGAGCAGATTTATTTTTGATGATGAACCAAATTTGATTTACGCGAATATGCATAGAGATCCAAAAATGGAAATTGACATTACAGCAAATTGCATTTTGGAATTTAAAAATGGAAGTTCTCAATTCTTCAGTTCAATTAGGATGAAAGATAATCAAAATGTAAAAATTTACGGAACAGATGGAATAATTGAATTAAAGCTGCCTTTCAATCCAGCGCTTAATAAACCGGCGGAAATTATTTTAACAAAAAATGAAACAAATGAAATAATTAAAGTTGATATGTGCAATCAATATGAATTAGAAGTTAGTTTATTTTCTAAATCAATTATTGAAAATATCGAACCGCCAATTTCAATTCAAGATTCGTTGAATAATATGTTAGTTATTGACAAAATTTTTGAAAGCGCTAAAATTGGTAAAAAAATAATTTTATAA
- a CDS encoding T9SS type A sorting domain-containing protein, producing MLMNKSYKDAVNATVSLNGISENLIYFNVQNNTWETVNTIDVNGKSNFEINLAAGGGKLFTFSSLTDAGNIESDKLPFKFKLMQNYPNPFNPATIIEYSIAAKENSETANAVIHSNDLVQLKVYSVLGEEVTTLVNRKQKPGNYKIEFNASDLSSGIYFYKLVSGDFIQTKKMLFLK from the coding sequence ATGCTCATGAATAAAAGTTATAAGGATGCGGTGAATGCGACTGTTTCACTAAACGGAATTTCGGAAAACTTAATTTATTTTAATGTGCAGAATAATACATGGGAAACGGTTAATACAATTGACGTTAATGGTAAATCAAACTTTGAAATTAATTTAGCTGCAGGCGGTGGAAAACTTTTTACTTTCTCAAGTTTAACTGATGCCGGAAATATTGAAAGTGATAAATTGCCTTTTAAATTTAAACTTATGCAGAATTATCCAAATCCGTTTAATCCCGCCACTATAATTGAATACAGTATTGCCGCAAAAGAAAATAGTGAAACTGCTAATGCTGTTATTCATTCTAATGATTTGGTACAGCTGAAAGTATACAGTGTATTAGGCGAAGAAGTTACAACTCTTGTAAACAGAAAACAAAAACCCGGTAATTATAAAATTGAATTCAACGCTTCAGATTTATCAAGCGGAATATATTTTTATAAGCTTGTCTCGGGTGATTTTATTCAAACAAAAAAAATGTTGTTTTTAAAATAA
- a CDS encoding family 78 glycoside hydrolase catalytic domain, whose translation MKKLHLSFSKFIVIGIFLSSILSCSKIDDNVSIENLKCEYLENPIGIDRTEPRLSWELISNKNNFEQKAYQIIASSSLENLNKNIGDLWDSKKVISSTSNQIKYIGKELTSRQRVFWKVKVWDNYNIESKWSKQGFFEMGLLKQSDWSAKWIGKDELKNVIAGQRNPAIYLRKKFNIYRTVKEARIYITGLGYYENYLNGKKVGDYLLSPNQTNYDKRQNENYEGGRIANMSSRILYNTFDVKNELTVGENVISVILGNGWYFQNERDEYLPISFNTPRLLAQLEIEYDDGTRSTVISDDSWKIGTGPIVDNNLYHGEIYDSRLEEDNWNLVNFDDTKWINAKYLRTPEGKLNAQMSPPDRIIKTIKPSSFSKIKKDNFKYDFGTMFSGWVKLKVKGNKGDTLKLNFYEDSGNSFEQSDTYILKGSELEIWEPKFTWHAFRYVEIESNNIELNIDNIEGRIVNTDVSSAGNFECSNDLFTRIENDYKKTQTGNMHGGVPSDCPHRERRGYTGDGQISAQAAIYNFEMQSFYTKWLNDISDAQNKITGYVPNTVPYHGGGGGTPWGSAYIIIPWYMYLYYGDKQILADHYDGMKKYLGYLNSITDKEGLVVEKELGEWVPPTETEIPPSLVSSAYYYYDLTLITKIAAVLGKPADSKKFTEKAEKVKSAFNKRYFNTSTNNYSIGRQGANVFPLAFGLVPNEIEKKVFDNLAQNIEMKTIGHFDTGMMATPYLLEVLTKYGRPDLAYTIMNRRDFPSFGYNIERGATSIWETWLGHDSHSHPMFGSVCAWFFQALGGILPDPENPGFKHIIIKPVLVSDLDFVSASYHSIYGEIKSDWVYSNGNLNFNVSIPPNTKAEIYLPGDKSTEYLTEDSNIKFYGSSNNTLQFSIPSGNYKIIVKNISKFIKSPMVSIPVIDPADTILFAPDSVKINIRQYSKDSEIHYTLDGSEPNFNSKLFTKPFSLNKSTVVKAKVFRTPNDFGNTKTNRIIFLDSIQNGINYNYYVGAWHKLPDFTKLKPQKTGNIFDINLNQFKVLDDKFGIIFTGFIEIHHKGKYTFYLTSNDGSKLWIDNKLVVNADDLHGFSGSSGSVDLDIGKHLIQVNYFQAGGGKGLQLEYEGPNTEKQIVPADCYFKK comes from the coding sequence ATGAAAAAATTACACTTAAGTTTTTCCAAATTTATAGTAATTGGAATTTTTCTGTCAAGCATTTTATCTTGTTCGAAAATTGATGATAATGTATCAATTGAAAATTTAAAATGCGAATATCTTGAAAATCCCATTGGGATTGATAGGACAGAGCCAAGGTTAAGCTGGGAATTAATATCTAATAAAAATAACTTTGAACAGAAAGCTTATCAAATTATAGCATCAAGCAGTTTAGAAAATCTTAATAAAAATATTGGCGATCTGTGGGATTCGAAAAAAGTAATTTCTTCGACATCAAATCAAATTAAATATATTGGTAAAGAACTTACATCCAGACAAAGAGTTTTTTGGAAAGTAAAAGTTTGGGATAATTATAATATAGAATCAAAATGGAGTAAACAAGGCTTTTTTGAAATGGGATTGCTAAAACAAAGTGATTGGTCGGCAAAATGGATCGGGAAAGATGAACTAAAAAATGTAATTGCAGGACAACGAAACCCCGCGATATATCTTAGAAAAAAATTTAATATTTATAGAACGGTTAAAGAGGCAAGGATTTATATTACCGGATTAGGTTATTACGAAAATTATTTAAATGGTAAAAAAGTAGGTGATTATTTACTTTCACCAAACCAGACGAATTATGACAAAAGACAAAATGAAAATTATGAAGGCGGAAGAATTGCGAACATGTCAAGCCGAATTCTCTATAATACATTTGATGTTAAAAACGAATTGACAGTTGGTGAAAATGTAATTTCTGTTATTCTCGGAAACGGCTGGTATTTTCAAAACGAAAGAGATGAATATTTGCCAATCTCTTTTAACACACCGCGGCTGCTTGCCCAATTGGAAATTGAATATGATGATGGAACAAGATCAACTGTAATTAGTGACGATAGTTGGAAAATAGGTACAGGTCCTATTGTTGATAATAATTTATACCACGGTGAAATTTATGATTCGAGGTTGGAAGAAGATAATTGGAATTTGGTCAATTTCGATGACACTAAATGGATAAACGCAAAATATTTAAGAACGCCGGAAGGCAAATTAAATGCGCAAATGTCACCGCCTGATAGAATTATTAAAACTATTAAACCTTCATCATTTTCAAAAATAAAAAAAGATAATTTCAAATATGATTTTGGGACAATGTTTTCAGGCTGGGTCAAACTTAAAGTAAAAGGCAATAAAGGAGATACGCTTAAATTAAATTTTTATGAAGACAGCGGAAATTCATTTGAACAATCAGATACTTATATTCTTAAAGGCAGTGAGCTTGAAATATGGGAACCAAAATTTACTTGGCATGCGTTCCGATATGTTGAAATTGAAAGTAACAATATTGAATTAAACATTGATAATATTGAAGGAAGAATTGTAAATACAGATGTAAGTTCAGCTGGTAATTTTGAATGTTCAAATGATCTTTTTACTAGAATTGAAAATGATTACAAAAAAACGCAGACAGGAAATATGCACGGAGGCGTGCCGAGTGATTGTCCTCATCGAGAACGTAGAGGTTATACCGGCGATGGTCAGATATCCGCGCAAGCCGCGATTTATAATTTTGAAATGCAAAGCTTTTATACAAAATGGCTAAACGATATTTCAGATGCTCAAAATAAGATTACGGGTTATGTTCCAAATACAGTTCCGTATCACGGCGGCGGCGGAGGAACACCTTGGGGCTCTGCGTATATCATAATTCCATGGTACATGTATTTATATTACGGCGATAAACAAATTCTTGCGGATCATTACGATGGAATGAAAAAATATTTGGGTTACTTAAATTCAATTACGGATAAAGAAGGCTTAGTAGTTGAAAAAGAATTGGGTGAATGGGTTCCGCCAACAGAGACAGAAATACCTCCGTCTTTAGTTAGCTCAGCATATTACTATTATGATTTAACATTAATAACAAAAATCGCGGCAGTATTGGGTAAACCTGCCGATTCAAAAAAATTTACTGAAAAAGCCGAAAAAGTTAAATCAGCATTTAATAAAAGATATTTTAACACATCCACAAATAATTACTCGATTGGAAGACAGGGAGCAAATGTATTTCCTTTGGCATTTGGTTTAGTCCCAAATGAAATTGAAAAAAAAGTATTTGATAATCTCGCGCAAAATATTGAAATGAAGACCATTGGACATTTTGATACCGGAATGATGGCAACTCCGTATTTACTTGAAGTATTGACAAAATATGGCAGACCGGATTTAGCTTATACAATTATGAATAGAAGAGATTTTCCAAGTTTTGGTTACAATATTGAAAGAGGCGCTACATCAATTTGGGAGACTTGGCTTGGTCATGATTCTCATAGTCATCCAATGTTCGGAAGTGTTTGCGCGTGGTTTTTTCAAGCTTTGGGCGGTATCCTTCCTGATCCCGAAAACCCCGGATTTAAGCATATAATAATTAAGCCAGTTTTGGTAAGCGATCTTGATTTTGTAAGCGCATCATACCATTCTATTTATGGTGAGATTAAAAGTGATTGGGTTTACAGTAATGGCAATTTGAATTTCAATGTTTCAATTCCGCCGAATACAAAAGCCGAAATTTATCTTCCCGGTGATAAAAGTACTGAATATTTAACTGAAGATTCAAACATAAAATTTTACGGCTCATCTAATAACACATTACAATTTTCTATTCCATCAGGCAATTATAAAATTATTGTTAAGAATATAAGTAAATTTATTAAATCACCGATGGTTTCAATTCCTGTTATTGATCCCGCTGATACAATATTGTTCGCGCCGGATTCCGTCAAAATTAATATTCGTCAATACTCAAAAGATTCTGAGATACATTACACGCTTGATGGAAGCGAGCCGAATTTCAATTCAAAACTATTTACCAAACCTTTTTCATTGAATAAAAGTACAGTCGTAAAAGCAAAAGTATTTAGAACTCCAAATGATTTCGGCAATACAAAAACAAATAGAATTATATTTTTAGATTCAATCCAAAACGGTATAAATTATAATTATTATGTTGGCGCTTGGCATAAACTTCCGGATTTTACAAAATTAAAGCCGCAAAAAACGGGAAACATTTTTGATATAAATCTAAATCAGTTTAAAGTTTTAGACGATAAATTTGGAATAATTTTTACCGGTTTCATTGAGATTCATCACAAAGGAAAATACACATTTTATCTGACATCAAATGACGGAAGTAAATTATGGATCGACAATAAATTAGTTGTAAACGCTGATGATTTGCACGGATTTTCTGGCAGTTCAGGCAGTGTTGATCTTGATATCGGAAAACACCTGATTCAAGTAAATTATTTTCAAGCTGGCGGCGGTAAAGGTTTGCAGCTTGAATATGAAGGACCGAATACCGAAAAACAAATTGTGCCGGCAGACTGTTATTTCAAAAAATAA
- a CDS encoding acetylxylan esterase: protein MKKIIWVNLILFYFFNQIISQQNDSLKFDLPELLVSNDGTKIITANDWENKRRNEVLELFENYEYGKVPANNIKVKFNIKKEIKNALCGKAVLKEVEAVFFNDSDSLEMTILIFLPKLNKPVPIFLGMNFYGNHTIHCDTNISITDSYVPNNIEFCIFNNKADHLSRGVRSSRWPVERILERGYGLATIYYGDVDPDFDDGFQNGIHKLFYSYKDKSLKENEWGSISAWAYGLSKAMDYIETDKNIDKNKVIVFGHSRLGKTVLWAGAKDQRFAMVISNNSGCGGAALSKRIFGEKLSDINSNFPHWFCKTFHNYNGKEENLPFDQNMLIALIAPRPIYVASAEKDLWADPYGEYLSLYYSAPVYKLYKEEVFDSIKIPELNEPKLTGKFAYHIRGGGHDITKYDWEQYLNFADKHLK from the coding sequence ATGAAAAAAATAATTTGGGTTAACTTAATTCTATTTTATTTTTTTAATCAAATCATTTCTCAGCAAAATGATTCGTTAAAATTTGATTTACCGGAATTACTTGTCTCAAATGACGGAACTAAAATTATAACTGCTAATGATTGGGAAAACAAAAGAAGGAATGAAGTTTTAGAACTTTTTGAAAATTATGAATATGGTAAAGTTCCAGCAAATAATATTAAAGTAAAATTTAATATTAAAAAGGAAATAAAAAACGCGTTGTGCGGTAAGGCGGTATTGAAGGAAGTTGAAGCAGTTTTTTTTAATGATTCTGATTCCTTGGAAATGACGATTTTAATTTTTCTGCCGAAATTAAATAAGCCGGTTCCAATATTTCTTGGAATGAATTTTTACGGAAATCATACAATACATTGCGACACAAATATTTCCATTACAGATAGTTATGTGCCGAACAATATTGAATTTTGTATTTTCAACAATAAAGCTGATCATTTATCAAGAGGAGTAAGATCAAGCAGATGGCCTGTTGAAAGAATTTTAGAAAGAGGCTACGGATTAGCAACTATTTATTATGGTGATGTAGATCCGGATTTTGACGACGGATTTCAAAATGGGATTCATAAATTATTTTATTCTTATAAAGATAAATCATTAAAGGAAAATGAATGGGGATCCATTTCAGCTTGGGCTTACGGACTTTCAAAAGCGATGGATTATATTGAAACCGATAAAAACATTGACAAGAATAAAGTAATTGTTTTCGGTCATTCCCGACTTGGTAAAACTGTGCTTTGGGCAGGAGCAAAAGATCAAAGATTTGCTATGGTAATTTCAAATAATTCAGGATGCGGCGGAGCGGCGCTTTCCAAAAGAATATTCGGTGAAAAATTATCCGATATAAACTCTAATTTTCCTCATTGGTTTTGCAAAACATTTCATAATTACAATGGCAAAGAGGAAAACTTACCGTTCGATCAAAATATGCTTATTGCGCTTATTGCGCCTCGTCCAATTTATGTAGCAAGCGCGGAAAAAGATCTTTGGGCAGATCCTTACGGCGAATATTTATCTTTGTATTATTCCGCACCGGTATATAAACTTTATAAAGAAGAAGTATTTGATTCGATAAAAATACCGGAATTAAATGAACCAAAACTTACCGGTAAATTTGCTTATCATATTCGCGGCGGCGGACATGATATAACTAAATATGATTGGGAACAGTATCTAAATTTTGCCGATAAACACTTAAAATGA
- a CDS encoding acetylxylan esterase → MKKMIFGFLLFAQLISHCQSSMLCVGKYWSEDEANLKMKEFAAQWNNLETWNKRADRIRSGIIEGMKLEQMPKIVGNFNPIIRNKKLMDGYTVENIAIESFPGFYITGNLYKPINLKDKNPAVLCTHGHTKDKRFKEDVQYRSAVLAKMGAIVFAYDMIGYGESTQVNHLIPIALPIQTFNSRRVLEYLISLPEVDTSRIGMTGESGGGTQTFMLTALDNRIKVSVPVVQVSAHFFGGCICESGMPIHKSNNFQTNNVEIAALAAPRPMLLISDGMDWTRNTPRIEYPYIQKVYSLYNAEHKVENVHFPAEKHDYGYSKRAAAYIFLAYHLKLNESAVNFNGTVNENFVKILPMEQLQVFNDKNPRPKNALIGDEAVIKYLNLH, encoded by the coding sequence ATGAAAAAAATGATCTTTGGTTTCTTATTATTTGCTCAATTGATTTCTCATTGTCAGAGTTCAATGTTATGCGTGGGAAAATACTGGAGTGAAGATGAAGCGAATTTAAAGATGAAAGAATTTGCTGCTCAGTGGAATAACTTAGAAACATGGAATAAACGAGCAGATAGAATTCGTAGTGGGATAATTGAAGGAATGAAGTTAGAACAAATGCCCAAAATAGTTGGAAACTTTAATCCAATTATTAGAAATAAAAAATTAATGGACGGCTATACAGTTGAAAATATTGCTATTGAAAGTTTCCCGGGATTTTACATTACCGGCAATTTATATAAACCGATTAATCTGAAAGATAAAAACCCCGCAGTTTTGTGCACGCATGGTCACACAAAAGACAAAAGATTCAAAGAAGATGTTCAATATCGATCCGCGGTGCTAGCAAAAATGGGAGCTATTGTTTTTGCTTATGACATGATCGGCTATGGAGAATCGACGCAAGTAAATCACTTAATTCCAATTGCGCTTCCTATACAAACCTTTAATAGCCGAAGAGTTTTAGAATATCTAATTTCACTCCCTGAAGTTGATACAAGCAGAATTGGAATGACTGGTGAATCGGGCGGCGGAACGCAGACATTTATGTTAACTGCTTTGGATAATCGAATTAAAGTTTCTGTACCGGTTGTTCAGGTTTCAGCTCATTTTTTTGGAGGATGCATTTGCGAAAGCGGAATGCCGATTCACAAAAGTAACAATTTTCAAACAAATAATGTTGAAATAGCCGCTCTTGCCGCTCCAAGACCAATGCTTTTAATATCCGATGGAATGGATTGGACAAGAAACACACCTAGAATTGAATATCCATATATTCAAAAGGTATACTCACTTTATAACGCTGAACACAAAGTTGAAAATGTGCATTTCCCGGCGGAGAAGCACGATTATGGATATTCTAAAAGAGCCGCAGCTTATATTTTCCTTGCTTATCATCTTAAGTTGAATGAAAGTGCCGTAAATTTTAACGGAACAGTAAATGAAAATTTCGTTAAAATTTTACCCATGGAACAACTGCAGGTTTTCAATGACAAAAATCCAAGACCAAAAAATGCACTTATTGGTGATGAAGCGGTAATTAAATATCTGAATTTACATTAA